A genomic stretch from Crocosphaera sp. UHCC 0190 includes:
- a CDS encoding transcriptional regulator: protein MNQYSGTQKKSPRRPHAEDGTFTPDYAGETKRLRSMRLTDTAWELLAEIAEKNHITRTEVIELFARGEDLY, encoded by the coding sequence ATGAATCAATATTCAGGAACTCAAAAGAAATCGCCAAGACGACCACACGCAGAAGATGGAACGTTTACGCCTGACTATGCAGGAGAAACAAAACGATTAAGAAGCATGAGATTAACCGATACAGCATGGGAATTGCTGGCAGAAATTGCCGAAAAAAATCACATTACCAGAACAGAAGTTATTGAACTTTTTGCTAGAGGAGAAGACTTATATTAA